The window CACCTGTGACTAGCTTGTATGGACACAGTGTCGGTGCGGGTGACGACCTGTTCAGTGCCGAGTATTTCACCCGCTGGGTCGCCGTCGACGTCGCCTAGAACGGTTTTAGTCTGTCTCCGTGATGTCGGACAAACCCTAGGAACCACTCATGACATCCTTCCTGTCGTAGCTGAGGAGATCAAGAACTAGACGGTGCCATTCGGATCAAAGTCCTTCTCTGTCAAAGAGCCATTATTCAGGCTGTTCAGGGACCCTCGCCAGAGACTGTAAGGGCACCTGTCCGTTTGAATTAGAAGCGGATGGTTCCTACGAAGGTGACCGACAGTCGAAAGCATCAGTCCTCTATGCTAGCCACCATGTGATACTGCGTCGTCTCAAAACCGATCTTCTCATAGAAGGCAATGGCTCGATTGTTGTCCACGTGTGGATCAAGGCTGAACTCCTTACAGCCGGCCTCACGGGCCCAAATCTCGAGACGATCAAATAGGTCGGTAGCCAGTTCCGTTCCGCGGTGGGGATCACGAACATAAATGTCACAGATGAACAGCCGATCGGGTCGGTCGAAGACGCTCGGTGCTTCGTCGATTTCACCCGCGATGAAACCAACAAACTCGCCACCCATATCGGCGAGGGTGGCTGCATCGGTAGCACCCTCAATGGCGATCCAGACCCGGTATCCCTCCGAGTCGACACGGTCGAGTCGGAATGGAACCTCCTCTGTTATAAGATCGACATCGTCAGCAAGTGCGAACTGATCAGTGGTCGCTTCGAGCTCGAGATTGTACGGCAGCCAAAGTTCCTCGACAAACCGACGGACAGCATCTTCTTCAGCAGGTAGTTCGACGATGTCCATATCGACAGTATCTGCACCTGAGATTTGTATCTGGTGGTCTTTCAGCCCCCATTAGCTCGATTAAACGCCAGATTCTGGCGACATTAGTGCGGGTTTCCAAGGGGAGCATCTCGCTGGGGTCCGTGCTCGCTCCACCGCTGGCTGGAGGGGTAATGTTCGGTGGGGTTGCCTGATACTTGGAGATATCCTCGGTAGATAGCTAACCTATACTGACCACTGCGGCAACTTATGGTACAAACCGTTAGCCAATATCCACCGTGTGCCAGCTACGCACAGCAGGCTCGAGACCGTCCATTTATATACTCCCCTCCCATCGGATATGATGCGAAGGTCGCCCCGGGCAGCGAGCCCGGGTCGACATGCTCGGGTGGCCACCTAGGTCGGCCGAGCTACGAGAGACTCTCGCTTTCCCTTTTGGGGTCGGCGAGGTCTCATCCCATGAGGATTCCACCCCTGCGGTCCGCCGTCAAGATGGAATCTGATGTGAGCCCACGGACCCATGCAGTAGTCAACACTGGCGTAGGAACCAGTGTGTTAGCTTCCGACGGAGTGCAACCACTTCCGCCGCTGATGTATATCAGCACATTCCGGTTGATCCTGCCGGAGGCCATTGCTATCGGAGTCCGATTTAGCCATGCTAGTTGCA is drawn from Haloarcula sp. CBA1129 and contains these coding sequences:
- a CDS encoding GNAT family N-acetyltransferase, translating into MDIVELPAEEDAVRRFVEELWLPYNLELEATTDQFALADDVDLITEEVPFRLDRVDSEGYRVWIAIEGATDAATLADMGGEFVGFIAGEIDEAPSVFDRPDRLFICDIYVRDPHRGTELATDLFDRLEIWAREAGCKEFSLDPHVDNNRAIAFYEKIGFETTQYHMVASIED